The following proteins are encoded in a genomic region of Dokdonia donghaensis DSW-1:
- a CDS encoding SusC/RagA family TonB-linked outer membrane protein, with translation MNLKLLKPLLLLCAILCTLNGWSQTTVTGNVTEALGPLPGVNILENGTTNGTTTDFDGNYTITVADDATLVFSYTGFTSKEISVNGQTTINVTMETDAAALDEVVIVGFGSQSKRDVTGAISQIKSEDIAQVVTANPTAALQGKLAGVQVETAGGAPGSPANVFVRGVSSLTNSFPLYVVDGTITDNINYLNPKDIVNLQVLKDATSAAIYGSRAANGVIIVTTNRGKTNSDPVVNVDIRNGWNTQARELDLLNGPEYIQFLNQRRINDGLEGNITDPGINTDFQDLTINSGAIQDFGFNVAGGGDNSRYFFSANYYDEKGLLISEEFNRKNARLNSQFNLGKIRIDESFSFSENRFTRNNAYGNQGGTVPIIRPFAPENEGGFEAINDPVFGIGGTNKFANAQLIDDDNTERNFIGNINFSYEIVEGLTAKVNFGTEYTSFYRNTFQPTFFQSNIDPQVNANPLNDLTEVRGERYATNVEPTLNYKKTVNDVHNFDILLGGARQDITSNTFAAYAEGLPSNNITNIAQFADNVVNTGGGRFDNKLFSVFGRLNYNYKQKYLFTAIVRRDRTSLFADGFNTGTFPSFSAGWVVSDEDFFNQDGLINNLKVRAGYGELGSQNVPPFSNQSVVGSTSPITVGNAGGQIPGFAITSIVDPTLSFETSRTFNFGVDARLLDNNLRLSLDYFNRDNDDVIQAVAIPDSNGSATPVFQNASSINNKGFEFEALYNYDKGGDFTFDVGFNLAAIRNELTSSPNPIVGPSYNEEGLRANRFEVGQPLGFFFGFKTDGIYNDQAEIDNDPFLANDPARRALLQPGDFRRIDINRDGMINDEDQTALGNPTPDFTYGINLSANYKKWDFSAFFNGVQGNEIYNVTKFFGYFFLDDNKLGIVRDAYTPQNTNTNLPRVSIADPAGNQLPSDFFVEDGSFFRLRTLEIGYDLTDIVGKEWVSNVRAFANVQNLFTITGYSGYDPEVGSNNNGLGSNQGFFGFNPTNTANSVFDRGLDVRAQPRPRTFIFGLQMTF, from the coding sequence ATGAATCTAAAATTACTTAAACCGCTATTGCTGTTGTGTGCTATTCTATGCACCTTGAATGGGTGGTCACAAACAACAGTAACAGGAAATGTAACTGAAGCACTAGGACCTCTTCCTGGAGTCAATATCTTAGAGAACGGCACTACAAATGGCACCACTACAGACTTTGACGGTAACTACACTATTACCGTTGCAGATGATGCCACCCTTGTATTTTCTTACACTGGATTTACGTCCAAAGAAATTTCCGTAAACGGTCAAACTACGATTAATGTAACAATGGAAACAGATGCCGCGGCACTGGATGAAGTCGTCATAGTAGGTTTTGGATCGCAGTCAAAGAGAGATGTAACTGGAGCTATATCACAAATTAAAAGTGAAGATATCGCTCAGGTAGTAACCGCAAACCCTACCGCAGCATTACAAGGAAAACTAGCTGGTGTTCAGGTAGAAACTGCTGGTGGAGCTCCTGGAAGTCCTGCAAATGTCTTTGTAAGAGGGGTAAGCTCGCTTACAAACTCATTCCCCCTTTATGTTGTAGACGGTACGATTACAGATAATATAAACTACCTCAACCCTAAAGATATTGTAAACTTACAGGTTCTTAAAGATGCGACCTCTGCAGCTATTTATGGCTCCCGAGCGGCTAATGGTGTTATTATTGTAACTACAAACCGCGGCAAAACCAATTCGGACCCAGTTGTAAATGTAGACATAAGGAACGGGTGGAACACACAAGCTAGAGAACTTGATTTACTTAACGGTCCAGAATACATCCAATTCCTCAATCAAAGAAGAATTAATGATGGGCTAGAAGGAAATATTACTGATCCAGGGATCAATACAGATTTTCAAGACCTAACGATTAATTCTGGAGCTATACAGGACTTTGGCTTTAACGTAGCAGGAGGTGGAGATAACTCGCGCTATTTCTTTAGTGCAAACTATTACGACGAGAAAGGACTTCTTATAAGTGAAGAATTTAATAGAAAAAATGCACGTCTTAACAGTCAATTCAACCTAGGTAAAATACGTATAGACGAGTCATTTAGTTTTTCAGAAAACCGCTTTACGCGAAATAATGCCTATGGCAATCAAGGAGGCACAGTACCTATAATAAGACCTTTTGCCCCTGAAAATGAAGGCGGCTTTGAAGCCATTAACGACCCTGTTTTTGGTATTGGAGGGACAAATAAATTTGCAAATGCCCAATTAATAGATGACGACAATACAGAGCGTAACTTTATTGGAAACATTAACTTTTCTTATGAAATTGTAGAAGGACTGACTGCCAAAGTAAATTTCGGGACAGAGTATACGAGTTTCTACAGAAATACTTTCCAGCCCACATTCTTTCAAAGTAATATAGACCCGCAGGTAAATGCAAATCCATTAAATGATTTGACTGAAGTTCGAGGAGAACGATATGCAACTAACGTAGAGCCTACATTAAACTATAAGAAAACAGTAAATGACGTTCACAATTTTGACATCCTTTTAGGAGGCGCAAGACAAGATATCACTTCTAATACCTTTGCAGCATATGCAGAAGGCCTACCTAGTAATAACATTACAAATATTGCTCAATTTGCTGATAATGTAGTAAACACAGGTGGTGGTCGTTTTGACAATAAACTGTTCTCTGTATTTGGAAGGTTAAACTATAACTACAAACAGAAATATCTCTTTACCGCTATAGTTAGACGTGATCGCACGTCACTATTTGCAGATGGATTTAACACAGGAACCTTCCCTTCGTTTTCTGCTGGTTGGGTGGTAAGTGACGAGGATTTCTTTAATCAAGATGGACTCATTAACAATTTAAAAGTAAGAGCTGGATATGGTGAACTTGGATCTCAAAACGTTCCTCCTTTTTCTAATCAGTCTGTAGTTGGTTCTACCTCTCCTATTACTGTAGGAAATGCCGGAGGTCAAATCCCTGGATTTGCGATTACTTCCATCGTAGATCCTACATTGAGTTTTGAAACTTCAAGAACTTTTAACTTTGGGGTAGATGCACGTTTACTTGACAATAATCTTCGTTTGAGTTTAGATTATTTTAATAGAGATAACGATGACGTTATTCAAGCAGTGGCTATACCAGATTCTAATGGATCTGCAACGCCTGTTTTTCAAAATGCATCTTCTATAAACAACAAAGGGTTTGAGTTCGAGGCCTTATATAACTATGATAAAGGAGGAGATTTTACGTTTGACGTAGGCTTCAACCTTGCCGCGATAAGAAATGAACTCACAAGCTCTCCTAATCCTATTGTAGGACCCTCTTACAACGAAGAAGGACTAAGAGCAAATCGCTTTGAAGTAGGACAGCCTCTAGGTTTTTTCTTTGGTTTTAAAACAGATGGAATATATAATGATCAAGCAGAAATTGATAACGATCCTTTCTTAGCAAATGATCCTGCCAGACGTGCATTATTGCAACCTGGAGACTTTAGAAGAATTGATATTAATAGAGACGGGATGATTAATGATGAAGATCAAACAGCCCTAGGTAATCCAACTCCAGACTTCACCTACGGAATTAATCTATCTGCTAATTATAAAAAATGGGATTTTAGCGCGTTCTTTAATGGAGTGCAAGGAAACGAGATTTATAACGTAACAAAATTCTTTGGGTATTTCTTCTTAGATGATAATAAATTGGGAATAGTAAGAGACGCATACACTCCGCAAAATACAAATACAAACTTGCCAAGAGTTTCTATAGCAGATCCTGCAGGTAATCAGTTACCATCAGATTTCTTTGTGGAGGATGGATCTTTCTTTAGATTGAGAACGTTAGAAATAGGATATGATCTAACAGATATTGTTGGCAAAGAATGGGTGTCTAATGTGAGAGCTTTTGCAAACGTACAAAACCTATTTACCATAACAGGATACTCCGGGTATGATCCAGAAGTAGGGTCAAACAATAATGGTCTAGGCTCGAATCAAGGATTCTTTGGGTTTAATCCTACAAACACCGCAAACTCGGTATTTGACAGAGGATTGGATGTTCGTGCACAACCAAGACCACGTACTTTTATTTTCGGCTTACAAATGACATTTTAA
- a CDS encoding UDP-N-acetylmuramoyl-tripeptide--D-alanyl-D-alanine ligase, whose product MTIAELHFHFLNSNGVCTDTRSLEENQIYFALKGENFNGNKFAQQALKSGASLAIVDEKEYVTDRSVLVDDVLTTLQQLANYHRNYLDLPIIGITGSNGKTTTKELIYAVLSEQYNVIATKGNLNNHIGVPLTLLTMDDSTEIGIVEMGANHQGEIKMLSEIAQPNFGYITNFGKAHLEGFGGFEGVIKGKSELYNYLRENNELVFINDQDEIQVRQSANIVSKTFGSSQSEYPVYLEDGSGNLKITVGGTTITSNLIGTYNFSNIAVAMAMGNHFDVPLTHIKNGIEKYVPSNNRSQIIDKDTYKIILDAYNANPTSMAAALKNLQATGTNTIAFIGDMFEVGETSKTEHQAILDLAHNLNISQVYAIGPDFGTSSPHPMQKVYESYDAFAKAYSKQIPVDTTVLIKGSRGMKMERILEPLSF is encoded by the coding sequence ATGACTATAGCAGAGTTACATTTCCACTTTTTAAATAGTAATGGTGTTTGTACAGATACAAGAAGCCTTGAGGAAAATCAAATTTATTTTGCGCTCAAAGGCGAAAACTTTAATGGAAATAAATTTGCCCAGCAAGCCCTCAAATCTGGAGCGTCTCTAGCAATTGTAGATGAAAAAGAATATGTTACAGATAGGTCTGTACTTGTAGATGATGTACTAACCACCTTGCAGCAACTTGCAAATTATCACCGCAACTACCTAGACCTACCCATCATAGGAATCACAGGTAGTAACGGAAAAACCACTACAAAAGAACTTATTTATGCCGTGCTATCTGAGCAGTATAACGTTATTGCCACAAAAGGTAATCTAAACAACCACATAGGGGTACCACTCACCCTACTAACTATGGATGACAGCACAGAAATAGGGATCGTAGAGATGGGCGCAAATCATCAAGGGGAGATAAAAATGCTGTCTGAGATTGCACAACCTAATTTTGGTTATATCACAAACTTTGGCAAAGCACATCTAGAAGGCTTTGGGGGTTTTGAAGGTGTGATAAAAGGTAAAAGTGAACTTTATAACTACCTCCGAGAAAACAATGAGCTCGTCTTTATAAATGATCAAGATGAGATTCAAGTACGACAGTCTGCAAATATTGTTTCAAAGACCTTTGGCTCATCACAAAGCGAGTACCCAGTATATCTAGAAGATGGCTCAGGCAATTTAAAGATTACTGTGGGTGGAACCACGATTACAAGTAATCTCATAGGCACATATAACTTCTCAAATATTGCTGTAGCTATGGCTATGGGTAATCACTTTGACGTGCCACTTACCCATATCAAAAATGGTATAGAAAAATATGTGCCGTCAAATAATAGATCACAAATTATTGACAAAGACACTTACAAGATTATACTAGACGCTTACAATGCAAACCCGACAAGTATGGCTGCTGCATTAAAAAACCTGCAAGCCACAGGTACAAACACAATTGCATTTATTGGAGATATGTTTGAAGTGGGTGAAACCTCAAAAACAGAACATCAAGCCATTTTAGACCTTGCACATAATCTTAACATCTCACAAGTGTATGCGATAGGCCCAGATTTTGGCACTTCTTCTCCTCACCCTATGCAAAAAGTTTATGAAAGTTATGACGCTTTCGCGAAAGCGTACTCAAAACAAATACCAGTAGACACAACAGTACTTATAAAAGGATCTCGAGGTATGAAAATGGAGCGTATCTTAGAACCACTATCTTTTTAA
- the gldJ gene encoding gliding motility lipoprotein GldJ → MKPHFALKMLALAVISFTVASCSKSNDYKDSSRGTGWKVDGKNGGFKLKTDYEEQATGPGLVFVEGGTFTMGKVQDDVMHDWNNSPNQQHVQSFYIDETEVTNGMYLEYLDYLKKVFPPEEENYRNIYKGALPDTLVWRNRLGFNETMTENYLRHPAYANYPVVGVSWIQAVEYANWRSNRVNELILEEQGYTARGARFDVDASSTFDTETYLNAPTLTYGGSDSLARGGRSSERRMKQNDSTNIFVQRSDGILLPNYRLPTEAEWEYAALGLTELRSYNVYRGRKKYPWDGSYTRSSSRRTRGDHLANFKQGDGDYGGISGWSDDNADITAEVKSYEPNDFGLYDMAGNVSEWVADVYRPIVDDEFNDFNYYRGNVYTKNAIGEDGKVKVVTTDSIVYDTLANGSIIARDLPGEILQVPVDEDETYLRTQFSTSDNRNFRDGDRRSTRYFESFNDDAENPDSNKKMYNSPQHRVEQDSAGSVERRYDESNNRTSLINDEVRVYKGGSWRDRAYWLDPAQRRFLPQGMATDDIGFRCAMSRVGSKSKTGKRAR, encoded by the coding sequence ATGAAACCACACTTTGCATTAAAAATGCTGGCGCTAGCCGTGATCTCTTTCACAGTAGCAAGTTGCAGTAAATCAAACGACTACAAAGATTCCTCTAGAGGTACTGGTTGGAAAGTAGACGGTAAAAACGGAGGTTTTAAACTAAAAACAGACTACGAAGAGCAAGCTACGGGACCTGGACTTGTCTTTGTAGAAGGAGGTACTTTTACTATGGGTAAAGTACAAGATGATGTAATGCACGACTGGAATAACTCTCCAAACCAGCAACACGTACAATCTTTTTATATAGATGAAACTGAGGTAACTAACGGGATGTACTTAGAGTACCTGGACTATCTTAAGAAGGTTTTTCCTCCAGAAGAAGAAAATTATAGAAACATTTACAAGGGAGCACTTCCTGACACATTAGTATGGAGAAACCGTCTTGGTTTTAACGAGACTATGACAGAAAATTACCTACGTCACCCTGCATATGCAAACTACCCTGTGGTGGGTGTGAGCTGGATACAGGCTGTAGAGTATGCAAACTGGAGATCTAACCGTGTAAATGAGTTAATACTAGAAGAGCAAGGTTATACAGCGAGAGGGGCTAGATTTGATGTAGATGCAAGCTCTACTTTTGATACAGAAACATATTTAAACGCACCTACACTTACCTATGGAGGAAGTGATAGTCTTGCTCGTGGAGGAAGATCTAGTGAGCGTAGAATGAAGCAAAACGACAGTACAAATATATTTGTACAACGCTCTGACGGAATTCTTTTACCAAACTACAGATTACCTACAGAAGCAGAGTGGGAATATGCAGCTCTTGGTCTTACAGAATTAAGAAGCTACAATGTATATCGTGGTCGTAAGAAATATCCTTGGGATGGATCATATACTAGATCATCAAGTAGACGTACTCGTGGAGATCACCTAGCTAACTTTAAGCAAGGAGATGGTGATTACGGAGGAATATCTGGGTGGTCTGATGATAATGCAGATATCACTGCAGAGGTAAAAAGCTATGAGCCTAATGACTTTGGCCTTTATGATATGGCTGGAAATGTGTCTGAGTGGGTAGCAGATGTTTATAGACCTATAGTAGATGATGAGTTTAATGACTTTAACTACTACCGTGGTAACGTTTACACAAAGAATGCAATAGGAGAAGATGGGAAGGTAAAAGTAGTTACTACAGACTCTATTGTATATGACACACTTGCAAACGGAAGTATAATCGCAAGAGATTTACCTGGAGAAATACTACAGGTACCGGTAGATGAAGATGAGACTTACCTAAGAACTCAGTTTTCTACAAGTGACAACCGTAACTTTAGAGATGGTGACAGAAGATCTACAAGATACTTTGAGTCGTTTAATGACGATGCCGAAAATCCAGACTCAAACAAGAAGATGTACAACTCACCACAACACAGAGTTGAGCAAGACAGCGCAGGTAGTGTAGAACGCCGTTATGATGAGTCTAACAATAGAACATCACTAATAAATGACGAAGTGCGCGTTTACAAAGGAGGTTCTTGGAGAGACAGAGCTTACTGGCTTGATCCAGCACAGCGCCGTTTCTTACCACAAGGTATGGCAACAGATGATATTGGTTTCCGTTGTGCGATGTCTCGCGTAGGTTCAAAATCAAAAACAGGAAAGAGAGCTAGATAA
- the galK gene encoding galactokinase — protein sequence MKSKHIKYFTDFKPEIEVKSPGRINLIGEHTDYNEGFVLPTAIDKTITFKLLKNESDTLCRIYSETYDSYFEIDLSEISISQAHWENYVLGVVFELKSRSGGFKGFDCIIESELPIGAGISSSAALECGLALGLNELFELNLSKDEIVFLCQKVEHDFVGTKCGIMDQYASIMSKAGKVILLDCKTQQHHYINASFEPYKIVLLNTNVSHSLADSEYNSRRQECEAVVTHIQQYHDRVESLRDVSLEMLQNLKSGFSQKLYERSSFVLEENSRVLTAAGALEEGALENFGELMYASHKGLRLKYEVSCPELDFMVDFSLDYPEVLGSRMMGGGFGGCTINLIHKDKVTDYVTAIKFKYKEKFGIEATAFIATPSQGTQIKRL from the coding sequence ATGAAAAGTAAACATATAAAATACTTTACGGATTTTAAGCCAGAAATAGAGGTGAAGTCACCAGGACGAATAAACCTCATAGGAGAACATACAGATTATAACGAGGGTTTTGTCTTGCCCACGGCTATAGATAAAACAATTACGTTTAAACTTTTGAAAAATGAGAGTGATACACTCTGCCGGATATATAGCGAGACGTACGATTCTTATTTTGAGATTGATCTTAGTGAAATTTCCATTAGTCAAGCGCACTGGGAAAATTATGTGTTAGGAGTAGTTTTTGAATTAAAGAGCAGGAGTGGGGGATTCAAGGGTTTTGATTGTATTATCGAAAGTGAGTTGCCTATAGGGGCTGGAATCTCATCTTCTGCGGCTTTAGAGTGTGGTCTTGCCTTGGGTCTTAACGAGTTGTTTGAGCTTAATCTTTCTAAAGATGAAATCGTTTTTCTTTGTCAAAAAGTGGAGCACGATTTTGTTGGAACCAAATGCGGTATAATGGATCAGTATGCTTCTATAATGAGTAAGGCGGGTAAAGTAATTTTATTAGATTGTAAGACGCAACAACATCACTATATCAACGCAAGTTTTGAACCATACAAAATTGTTTTGCTTAACACTAATGTATCACACAGTTTAGCAGATAGTGAGTATAACAGTAGGAGGCAAGAATGTGAGGCGGTAGTGACACATATACAGCAATATCACGATAGAGTAGAGTCATTAAGAGATGTTTCTCTTGAAATGTTGCAAAATTTAAAAAGTGGATTTTCACAAAAGCTATATGAGCGTTCTTCCTTTGTTCTAGAAGAAAACAGCAGGGTTCTAACCGCAGCAGGAGCTCTTGAAGAGGGAGCTCTTGAAAATTTTGGAGAGCTTATGTATGCATCACATAAAGGTTTGAGACTTAAATATGAAGTGAGCTGCCCCGAACTCGATTTTATGGTGGACTTTTCTTTGGACTATCCTGAGGTTTTAGGAAGTAGGATGATGGGTGGTGGTTTTGGAGGTTGCACAATAAACTTGATCCATAAAGATAAAGTGACTGATTATGTTACTGCAATTAAGTTCAAATACAAAGAGAAATTTGGAATAGAAGCTACCGCTTTTATTGCGACACCGAGTCAAGGAACTCAGATAAAAAGGCTGTAA
- a CDS encoding GntR family transcriptional regulator — translation MQALLEKIHDLKNIISISKHEQIVFGIINSIEAGILKVDDKLPSINEMVAEIGYARKTIVKAYTELKERGLVESKNLKGYYIVSLETNMTLKVALVLYAFHSFQEDFYNTVRKELGKRFQIDVFFHHNNLTIFKNIMDNVSRKYGAYIIAPIQHPDVPDILKNIAEDKLILVDREVPMPKNYSYATQEFEQITYNHLVDLAPRIKKYDRFILFYKGHTDLPEGVLYAFQRFINDFNIKGEVATVYKSKILKKKTAYFTISDSNLWQILKDARKLEYRIGRDIGILAHDDNIVKEIAFGGITTISTDFELMAKKAAKFVKYGGKLQEIIPTYLRERNSL, via the coding sequence ATGCAAGCACTTCTTGAAAAAATACATGACCTTAAAAATATAATCTCGATATCCAAACACGAGCAAATTGTTTTTGGCATTATAAACTCGATTGAAGCAGGAATTCTAAAGGTAGACGATAAACTTCCTTCTATAAATGAAATGGTTGCAGAGATAGGCTATGCTAGAAAAACAATCGTAAAAGCCTATACAGAACTCAAGGAAAGAGGCCTTGTTGAATCTAAAAACCTGAAGGGATATTACATAGTAAGTTTAGAGACAAATATGACCCTCAAGGTAGCCTTAGTGCTATATGCTTTTCATAGCTTTCAAGAAGATTTTTACAATACGGTACGAAAAGAACTAGGCAAGCGCTTTCAGATAGATGTTTTTTTTCACCATAATAATCTAACAATTTTCAAAAACATTATGGACAATGTTTCCCGTAAATATGGTGCTTATATTATTGCTCCAATTCAACATCCAGACGTACCAGATATACTAAAGAATATTGCAGAAGATAAATTAATTCTGGTAGACAGAGAGGTGCCAATGCCCAAAAATTACTCGTACGCAACTCAAGAATTTGAGCAAATTACCTATAATCATCTTGTAGACCTTGCGCCCAGAATAAAAAAATACGATCGATTTATCCTTTTTTATAAAGGGCATACAGATTTGCCAGAAGGAGTTTTATATGCCTTTCAAAGATTTATAAATGATTTTAATATCAAAGGCGAGGTAGCGACTGTTTATAAGTCCAAAATTCTTAAAAAAAAGACAGCCTACTTTACAATCAGTGATTCCAATTTATGGCAGATTCTCAAAGATGCTAGAAAACTTGAATACCGTATTGGTAGAGATATAGGCATTCTTGCACATGACGATAATATTGTAAAGGAAATTGCATTTGGAGGAATCACAACAATTTCTACAGACTTCGAATTAATGGCAAAAAAAGCTGCCAAATTTGTTAAATACGGTGGGAAACTGCAAGAAATAATACCCACCTATCTAAGAGAACGTAATTCTTTATAA
- a CDS encoding UDP-glucose--hexose-1-phosphate uridylyltransferase, with protein MKLESPHRRYNILTGDWILVSPHRTKRPWQGKSEKPVQFLKVPYDEDCYLCPTNTRASGNVNPDYSEPFAFNNDFAALIDLEDTTVFKDGFLMAQSESGICRVVCFAANHSLTLPLMEASDIERVILLWQKEYRELGSKKEVNHVQIFENKGAMMGCSNPHPHGQIWAQNSIPEEVAKKTERQKSYFENKGVSLLGDYIKQELQEKERVVYENDHFVAIVPYWAVWPYETMIVPKRHVSRITDFTDEEVADYALVIKVLTTKYDNIFKTSFPYSSGIHQAPTDGQEHPEWHLHMSFYPPLLRSATVKKFMVGYELFANPQRDISAEQAAQTIREQSDHHYLIDV; from the coding sequence ATGAAATTAGAAAGTCCACATAGAAGATATAATATTTTAACAGGAGACTGGATTCTTGTTTCTCCTCATCGCACAAAAAGACCCTGGCAAGGAAAGTCGGAAAAACCAGTACAATTTTTAAAAGTACCGTATGATGAGGATTGTTATTTATGCCCTACAAATACTAGGGCTAGTGGAAATGTGAATCCTGATTATAGTGAGCCTTTTGCTTTTAACAATGATTTTGCCGCGCTTATAGATTTGGAAGATACTACCGTTTTTAAAGATGGCTTCCTAATGGCGCAATCAGAATCTGGGATATGTAGGGTGGTTTGCTTTGCGGCAAATCATTCGCTTACATTGCCACTTATGGAGGCAAGTGATATTGAGAGAGTCATTCTTCTGTGGCAAAAAGAGTATCGAGAGTTGGGAAGTAAAAAGGAGGTTAATCACGTGCAGATTTTTGAAAATAAAGGTGCTATGATGGGATGTAGCAATCCACACCCTCACGGGCAGATATGGGCTCAAAATTCCATCCCAGAGGAGGTTGCCAAGAAAACCGAGCGACAAAAAAGCTATTTTGAAAACAAAGGAGTCTCTCTTTTAGGTGATTATATAAAGCAGGAGTTACAAGAAAAGGAGCGAGTGGTCTATGAGAATGATCATTTTGTTGCAATCGTTCCTTACTGGGCAGTATGGCCCTATGAAACGATGATCGTGCCCAAACGTCACGTCTCAAGAATTACAGATTTTACAGATGAGGAAGTGGCAGATTATGCGCTTGTAATTAAAGTCTTAACCACGAAGTATGATAATATTTTTAAAACTTCATTTCCATACTCTAGTGGTATACACCAAGCGCCAACGGATGGTCAAGAACATCCAGAATGGCATTTACATATGTCTTTTTACCCACCTTTATTACGTTCTGCAACGGTAAAGAAGTTTATGGTAGGGTATGAGTTATTTGCAAATCCGCAACGAGACATCTCTGCAGAGCAAGCCGCACAAACTATTCGTGAACAATCTGACCATCACTATTTAATAGATGTTTAA